In Macadamia integrifolia cultivar HAES 741 chromosome 5, SCU_Mint_v3, whole genome shotgun sequence, a single window of DNA contains:
- the LOC122078877 gene encoding UDP-glycosyltransferase 88F4-like, with the protein MATTIVLYPAPGIGHVVSMVELGKLILHHHHHHFAVVILVATGPFDTSATTSYINHISQTYPSITFHHFPSLPFQLSLKPSPTRSYVAILCHFIRLNNHNLLQALQSISETTTIRSLIVDFFCPTAIQIAADHGIPTYCFFTSGAAFLAALLYFRAIHNQTIESFKEMKMKPSSHLHFPGLPSIPLSSMPEVMRNPDDEAYHDGLYISDNLPNLKGIVVNTFASLEPKVIRAIEDGLCVPDGPTPPVYYIGPVIANPKDRIGDGEAMYSRSDCLSWLDNQPSRSVVFLCFGSRGSFSLTQLEEIAVGLEKSGHRFLWVVRNPLFGDNIKQILEPVDPDLELLLPDGFLDRTKKKGLVVTSWAPQIEVLNHESVGGFVTHCGWNSVLESVCAGVPMVAWPLYAEQHMNKEVLVEDMKLAMPMEASSEDGFVSSAEVEKRVRSLMESEEGRVLRERGKDFSRKALAVWAEDGSSFTTFTELVESWKL; encoded by the coding sequence atgGCTACCACTATAGTCCTTTACCCAGCTCCAGGGATTGGCCATGTTGTCTCCATGGTTGAGCTAGGCAAGCTTAtactccaccaccaccaccaccacttcgCCGTCGTAATCCTCGTCGCGACCGGACCATTCGACACCTCCGCCACCACCTCTTACATCAACCACATCTCCCAAACTTACCCTTCAATCACCTTTCAtcatttcccttctcttcctttccaaTTATCCCTCAAACCTTCTCCTACTCGCAGCTACGTAGCCATCCTTTGCCACTTCATTCGCCTCAACAACCACAATCTCCTTCAAGCCCTCCAATCCATCTCCGAAACAACAACAATTCGCTCTCTCATCGTCGACTTCTTCTGCCCTACGGCGATCCAAATCGCCGCCGACCACGGCATTCCCACTTACTGTTTCTTCACCTCTGGTGCTGCCTTCCTTGCTGCCCTCCTCTACTTCAGAGCCATCCACAACCAGACCATAGAAAGCTTCAAAGAGATGAAGATGAAGCCCAGTAGCCATCTTCATTTCCCAGGATTGCCCTCCATTCCTCTCTCTAGTATGCCAGAAGTTATGCGTAACCCAGATGATGAAGCTTACCATGATGGGTTATACATTTCTGATAATCTTCCTAACTTGAAGGGTATTGTGGTAAATACGTTTGCATCCTTGGAGCCTAAGGTGATCAGAGCCATTGAAGATGGATTATGTGTCCCAGATGGGCCCACCCCACCTGTTTACTATATTGGACCTGTGATTGCAAACCCTAAAGATCGGATTGGAGATGGAGAAGCTATGTATTCCAGATCAGATTGTTTGTCATGGCTTGATAACCAGCCGAGTCGAAGCGTTGTGTTCTTGTGCTTTGGTAGCCGTGGATCGTTCTCCCTAACTCAGTTGGAGGAGATAGCTGTTGGGCTAGAAAAAAGTGGTCACCGGTTCTTGTGGGTGGTCCGAAATCCATTGTTTGGGGATAACATTAAGCAAATTCTTGAACCTGTGGATCCGGATTTGGAGCTTTTGTTGCCGGATGGGTTCTTGGATCGGACcaagaagaagggtttggtggTGACTTCATGGGCACCACAAATTGAAGTTTTGAACCATGAATCGGTTGGTGGATTTGTGACTCACTGTGGATGGAACTCTGTTTTGGAATCGGTGTGTGCTGGGGTTCCTATGGTGGCATGGCCGCTCTATGCAGAGCAGCATATGAATAAGGAGGTTTTGGTGGAGGATATGAAGTTAGCGATGCCGATGGAAGCGTCATCGGAAGATGGGTTTGTGAGTTCGGCTGAGGTAGAGAAAAGGGTGAGATCGTTGATGGAATCGGAAGAGGGTAGAGTACTAAGAGAAAGAGGTAAAGATTTTAGTAGGAAGGCCTTAGCCGTGTGGGCCGAGGATGGTTCCTCTTTTACTACTTTCACTGAGCTTGTGGAGTCATGGAAGCTCTGA